GCACCTAATTTTGTAAGACAACCAATGTACTTATAGGATGTACacatatggggggtgggggtggggaggaagtggtTCTCAAAGGATTATAGATTTGGAATACTCCATTTTCAATATTTGTTGACTAGTGACTTCTGTGAAAATACATGATagatgaattgtttttttctataaaacaatttttttgtagtgtgattggtatggcactgaataattaaaagtagaattgtcatttttattatgtcagCTTGGCCTACCCAagagcaactgacatttttccaattatttagatctgtgtaaaaagtgttttgtaattgtgttcacatagttcctggatttgtcttggaaggtggactcccaaatactttatactGTCTATATTTATTTCACATGGAATTTATCTAACTCTTGCTGCTGACCTTTATTAGTAATAcacagaaatactgatgatttatgtggattttatgtcctgcaactgtGCTTAGGTTGGTTTCAAGtcagtttttagttgattctctaagtacatatcatctgaaaagtgataggtttgtttcctcattgcctattataCTTACTtccatcaatttttttcttcttattgctaaagctaacatttctagtacaatattgaatattgGTGAAAATTGGTATCCTTTTTTCACCCTTGGTCTTACTGGGAATACTTCTACTTTACCaccatataatgcttgctgatggttttagacactgcttttcattttaaggacaattccatttattcctatgctcactagtgtttttaataggaatgggtgtcagatcttctcaaaagctttttctgcatctctcaTAATCATGTGATTGgtgttaattttgttattcatatggtcagttacagtgatagttttcctaatgttgaggCAATCTATATTCCTGGCATAACTTACTATAAtctcttaatattttaaaattttgcattgattttcacaaaggaaattggtctataattttctttctctattttggctcttcccagtttaggtatcagcaccatatttgtgttataaaaggaatttggtaggactccttctatgcttattttcccaaatagtttacatagcAGTAGAAttaaaagtttggtagaattAACTTTTAAATCAGTCTGgcctagatttttttcttagggacttcactgatggcttgtttgatttgtttttctaaaatagagttatttaattattttatttcctcttcttttaatcaGGGcaattcttatttttgtaaatcttaatcCGTTTCACTTAGGTTGTCAGATTTATTTCTAGAGTTAGGTAAAACAGCAACCAATTGttgctttcatttcctcttcattggtggcatATTCACTCTTTTCActtctgatactggtaatttggttttcttctttcttttttgtaatcaaattaaccaaaggtttatctatttttttcccgtAAAACCAGATCTTGATTCTATTTATTGGGGTAGaatgtgttcagggaagactagtctCTGGTATGAAGGCTACCAAGCTCTtctcagggctgctttccacctttggcgTTCTCCTGTTCCACCAAactctcacctgtgtctccaagGAGTAGTAAGCACAggagccacaccctggtaaatcatttgggcagatggactaaaccagtgTGAgagtaaccaaggggtctcaaacccactGGTGAAATAAGGgaggtgtctaccccaaacatgtgaagactcccCCTGATAGAATGggtagataagaacaatttgtttcaatggccataAAGACAGCTGAAGGAGGTGCTGTGGACCACTTGAAACTTGGTtaaacatcaaagacaccaaggtcatccactgcatctcaagcCATCACCAGTTATCTTGATTCTGTCTGGCTACTgaactgtgatgactctggaggacagagtgaggctgaagaaCTTGTGCAACACTGCATCAAGATCAGCTACTGCagtgatggtaaattcttcaacttgaaagccaagaccaaaggggagggagtgttggtacatgattttctgtttgctggTGACCGTGCACTCAAGGCAGCCTCTGAAACTAAGATGCAacaaagattgatttttttgCTGCTAGTCcaaattttggcctaacaattaacaccaagaaaacacaggtactccatcagccaccaccacaccatccatacatggaaccacgggttgcagcaaatggagaagttttcaatgctgtggataagttcacttactttggtagtgtactttccagtgATGTACACATTGACAATGAGGTTGACCCATgcattaccagagctagctcagtctTTTTGAGGCTATGaagaaaagtatgggagagaagaggtattagactgaacACTAAACAGGTCTACGGGACAATTGCGCTAATCTCATTGTTGTATTTtctgtgaaacctgaacagtctaccagtgccatgccaggaaactgaactgTTTCCCTCTGAactgccttaggaagattctgaagctcatctggcaggataaagtaccagacactgaggtcctttctggaactaaactgccaagcattcaaattctgcttcagagagtacaactccaatgggctggtcatgttgttagaatgcaaaatatatgcttgccaaaagactattttatggagaactcacaaagGGGAAGCATTCACATTGTGGTCAGAAGAGGCAATAccagaacactctcaaggtctctcttacaaactttggaattgattgtgtgacatgggagacactggcacagaaccacTCAGCATGCCATGCCCACatgagagaaggtgctgtgctctatgagcaaagcagaactgaaacagctcaaaggaaacacagcaTGAGAGAATCCAGCCCAcatgttcatatggactacttGTTTCCAACTTGCAGCAGAGTGTGCTgggctcatactggtctgatcagccacagctggacacattaAAACTTGACTCTAggataatgatgtcattttggtcctccttgagaaagaaggacaacaaccaaagaAACAACAAACAATACACAGACACACCACAAGGGAATATAAcaacacaaatacacaaaatataaGTACACCATTACAAGTATTCCACACTTTGCTAGCAATTCACTTGAACAACAGAAGTAAGCTTTTCTAATCaagcacaaaataaaaaagataatttcaacTGGTTTAACTGCACACAAAACCTAGTGTGCAAGCaactcttacacacacacacaatttatgtTGTGCAGAAATAAAACCCTGCTCAGACAGaatttataaaagagaaaaactgCAGGCCATAGCTAGACCAGCATTATAAGTGAAAAGATACATGCAAAGCCAAATCTGTGTGCCAAAAAACCAACCGctaaccaaacaaaaaaaccccacaggcCTTACCAAACTGATCCAGCTCAACAAAAATGCCTGTGGAGCATTCCTTACAACGAAAAGCTGGCCTTGATCAGAGGCTAGGGCCTGTAATGGAGCTACAGTTGGGGGAACTGAACTTGTCAATAAAGTGAGCTGAgacttctaggaaaaaaaaaatccagcagcaCCTGTCCCTTCTTCCCATACTGAAGAGTTCAGGGCTTCACGTCCCCTCCACCCCTTACACACTTCTGACACTAGTATCAGGATTTTTACTGAGTCAGCCTCTAACCTAAGAATGCTCTGAGCCCCACAAAGCAGGCCTAGAGACTGGAGTGCCAGTAATCAAGTAATTTAATTAATCAGTTTCAGAGTGAGGACTGTTCTCTTAGCTGAAGTAAAAGCACAAGTTACATACTTAAGTCATATctgggaaaggaggggggaaggtgcaTTACAAACAACTGTTTAGTGGTTTCCCATGACAAACCAGTAAGGTTCTACAATCTTTCATTCCCTTCACTTAAAGTCGGGTGACTGTGAGCAGTCAGAATTTTGATTAATCAGTTCAAGATGCATTGTGACTCTTGACTCCTAAAGCAGGGAGGCAGCTcttgagaaaacaaaattagtATAGTGATTACATATACTATATCAATTTAATATGAAAATTACAACTTCCTTACAAAGGTTGTTGTATTCTGTCATCCCTCGAAATGCAGAGGAGTCCAAGCTGGGTTGAAAACATAAAGGTTTTATTAAGAAGAACATCAGACACTAGTGACATAAAAAACCTGACAGCcaaggaggggcaggggagatTTATGCATGAAAACCACAATGGGAAGTTCagagaggggttggggaaaaggATGGACGATCTTTCCCAGGATCAGGTGGACAGAGAAGGAGGATGTTTTCCAGGAACAGTTGACTGCAAGGCTGGTTTGGCCtagtttggggaggaaggggcaTAGGACGGCAAGATCAGCCACATAACACAAGCAAAGGCATCTGGGAGTGAGCACAGCTATGGCTCACTGCAGGCTCCTTCCATCAAACATGCATGCTCTGTCCAGTGCATGTGCCTTGTAGGTAACTCATGAAAAATGAACATATTAATCTCAGAGGAAGTTCACAGCAGGCAAGTTCAAACTTGATTCCACCCTGCTTGATTGACCTGCTTTTGTCCCAGTGGGAGGGAGTATGGGGGGCTGAAAGTCCAAAGGTCACTTTACCTAGCCTAAGTTAGTTAGGTGGCCTGTGTTCAGTGCTGGCAGCCCTGCCCCAACAATGCAGCGATGTCTCCAAGTAGACACTCCTTCCTGCGAGCTTGGGAATCTGATGCCCCATCCTCGCCCCCCATTCCAGATTGAATCAGATTGAGGACTCCCCAAAGAGATTTCAATTATTCTTCTGTGCCTGGGAGTAAACAAAGACCTGTagactccttccctccccatttaCCCAGGCCACCTTTTTCcctaaaaaataatgaattagacTCCACGTTAAGATTTCTCAATCACCTTTCAACAAAGcaccatcacctcacacctggactattacattagatgttgggggagggggtctgcctgcctcaagtctctccccattccagtccagctccaaagtcattttcctaaactgcagttctgaccatgtcacgcCCCTCTCCCACTCAAACTCCAGTGTCTTCCTACTATTTCCAGGAACAAACACAAAATGCTCagcttggtattcaaagccctgcATAACTTCGCCCTCTCtaacctttccagtattcttacaccttTCTCCCCCACATTTCCTCTTCTATCCACTGCCAGTGGTCTCCTGGAGCAAGATTCTGCCTCCttttgaaagtctttccacattgattacattcaaaaggtttctctccactgtggattctctgatgtgcagcaagaccCTGCCTGGTTGatggaagcctttccagattcatAAAGTtactctccagtgtggattctctgatgggcagTAAGACTGCCCCTgtgtgtaaaagcctttccacagttactgcattcaaaaggtttctctccagtgtggattctctgatgggcagTAAGACTGCCCCTGTctttgaaagtctttccacattgattacattcataaggtttctctccagtgtggattctctgatgggcagCAAGATTGCCCTTTTctgtgaaagcttttccacagtgattgcatttataaggtttctcaccagtgtggattttctgatgagCAAAAAGACTGCCCCTccgtgtgaaagcctttccacaatggttgcattcaaaaggtttctctccagtgtggattctcagATGGGCAGCAAGACTGCCCCTGTCtctcaaagcctttccacatagattacattcataaggtttctctccagtgtggattctctgatgggcagCAAGATTGCCCTTGTCTGTAAAAGACTTTCCAcagtgattacattcataaggtttctctccagtgtggattctctgatgggcacCAAGTTTGCTCCTGTttatgaaagcctttccacagtgattacattcataaggtttctctccactgtggattctctgatgggcaaCAAGATGGGAGCTCATTCTGAATGTCTTTCCACAtagattacattcaaaaggtctctctccactgtggattcgCAGATGGGCAACAAAATGGGAGCTCgttatgaaagtctttccacattgattacattcaaaaggtttctctccactgtggattttctgatgtacaGCAAGACTTGCCTTGTCTCTGAAAGCCTtgccacactgattacattcataaggtttctctcccgtgtggattctctgatgtccaGCAAGCTGGGAGCTTGTTCTGAATGCCTTTCCACATTGactacattcaaaaggtttctctccactgtggattctctgatgggcagCAAGACTCTCCTTCCtcgtgaaagcctttccacattgattacattcataaggtttctctccactgtggactgtctgatgtgcagcaagagtGCTCTTctctgtgaaagcctttccacagtgattacattcataaggtttctctccagtgtggattctctgatgggcaaAAAGACTGCCCCTGCGTGTAAACGTCTTTCCACAATAAttgcattcaaaaggtttctctccagtgtggattctcagATGGGCAGCAAGACTGCCGCTGTCtctcaaagcctttccacatagatgacattcataaggtttctctccagtgtggattctcagATGGGCAGCAAGACTGCCCCTGTCtctcaaagcctttccacatagattacattcataaggtttctctccagtgtggattctctgatgggcagcaagactggagctctgtgtgaaagtctttccacactgatgacattcataaggtttctctccagtgtgaattctctgatgtacagtaagaTTGCCCCTGtctgtaaaagtctttccacagtaatcacattcataaggtttttctccactgtggattctctgatgtacagcaagactggagctctgtgtaaaagcttttccacactgGTTACATTCAAAAAGTTTCTCTCTAGTATGTATTCTCCGATGGCGAATAATGAGTGATCTGCGGCAAAAAGCCTTCCCACACTCATGACATTCATAAAACTTCCCCCCAGTATGAGTCTTATGAGATCTATCAAGATCTGAGTCACAACCAAAGGCCTTCTGACACTGAAGATCTACATAACTTTTCATTCCAGAGTACAATCTAGGCTGGCAAAGAAGAGATGAGTGACGGGATGGGGTTGCTTCCCATTGATTATATTTATCAGGCTCCTTCCTAATGGGAATTTGTTGATAAGTAATAAGGTTAGAATTCTGACTCAAGGCCTTCCCACCTGCATTACTTACACAAAACATTTCTCCAGTATCACTTTTCTGATGTCTAATAAGGCCTGAACTCCACTTCCAGGCCATTTCCCATTGATTTCCTGAATACACTGGCATTACAGGAGCCTTCTCCTGGGGCTCAAAAGGCTCTCTCTCTTCAGCAAAGCATTTGCTATATTCACTATCTTGAAGACAGTCATTCCCTGAGGTCATTTTCTTACAGTGATTTAGGATACAAGATTGACTGAATCTCTTTCCAATTTCATCAAATTCATATTCACTCTTTGGATTTTTATCTAAGTTGATATCAGAGTCACGGATTTCTCTCCACTTGAAGTCCCAAGCATGATCATTCATGAATCTTTGCAGGTCACGTTTTTCCAGGAAAATTCCAAGATTTCTAGTCACCTCATTTACTTCAAACCTGGTCTCTAAatctgaagaaaagaaacaaacaaacatatacacaccaaAAGATATGCACATATAAGTATACGCAATAGCAATGGGTACTGGATGCTTATGTGGGTCAGGACCttctgtaatggtaatttaaatttgaagaccTTTCCTAGTTAATTAATAGGCTCATATGATCTGCTTATgttacaggaagcctaagtcacatctggtgggaggagcttgctgaaagagAGGAACAGCAAGGGGTACAGCAGGAAATGCTCACAGCAAGTTAGAGCTGGGGGAGGAGAATACATAGACAAGCAGTcggctaggatttgtgagtgagtgtttatgggaaggccccagtagGAGGGAAGGTTATgagatggcaaggctccatgctgtgatatcgTGATTTAACTTCTTTGCTGTTAcaataaagtgggcttactggtttggggatctgcttgctgcttggatggggtGAACTTATTGGTTTTGACATctagttctctggtgtctgaataaatgttttacttcttctaccttccagaAGGAGAGCagcttatattttgcaatacagaactgcTTAGGCATATTCACAACTATCATCGAAATTGTGATTACATGCCAATACACCTTCTCCTCACCAATCCAAATGCAACAATTCCGTACTGTTGGAGCAAACAATAGCATTAAAAAGATTATCACTGCAAGAAGAGAAAGgctgtgagagtgacaaaggtggTATAAACCACAGAGAGGCATTcattccaagctaaacattcacatttAACAAAAGCAGCAGCCACAAGGCAAGATGGCTACCAGAcataatgtcaacagattagagtgatTCTGTATGGGAGAAGAGTTTGTTACTAACttgtagagaaactgaggcaacacaGGGTTTGCAACATTCCagcagaaaagaagggaggagctTTCAGAGATTTCTTGTACATCatcacatttactcatctggTCCAGAACACTTATAAATATCCAAACTGGTTTGATGgaaatgatggggaaatccacaacctaataaataaataatgaaaccTCTACAGGGCCTACCATGCCCTGGATTTGTTATATACCATCTAGAGTTATTTTCAATAGGGtatctcttctatctcttcctacatGGCTTTGATGGTGATATATAGGAAAGgagatgatttatatggatttaaaTTATACCCTGCTCCTTTGCTAAAATCATTAACTCCTTTCATAAACTTTTTGATTGAgcctttgggattttccaagtatattatcatatcatctacCAAAAAAAGTGagtttattacctcattccctattctgattacTTCtacttcttctcttattgttattcatagtttttctaatacaatatttgaatagtttaggtgacagtgggcatccttgtttcactgaTTTTACTGGGACTGCTTCTAGCTTGACCCcaatacaaataatgcttgctgatgtctTTAGGCAAATGCATTTTTTCTCAATTTAAGACAAAATCTATAAATACCTATACTTTTTTGTTACTTACCACTGATAGAATCAATTATGTGAATAATTTTCTGTAAGTTCCCTCCATTCCCTGTATAAATCCAAATTCGGCTCAATGTACAATTTTGGTAATATATTGTGGTGATTCCCTAGCTAGTATTTCATtcaggatttttgcatccatattcattcaagaaattggtctattattttccttctcttttttattcttcctggtgTGGGTATGaataccatatttgtttcataaaaggagtgtagtactccttctttgcctatttttccaaatcattgatttaatattggaattacttTATCTTTAATATTTGGTAAAATTTGCTTTCAAATCCATCTGCTCCTGATGCTTTTATctcaggaagctcatttatggcctgtttaatttctttttctgaagtaaGTTTACttagatattctattttctcttctgttaatcccatgagaataaggttccagcactacctGCCCTCACTCCCATCACAGGTTTTCAGTGTTGTTTACATTATGTGAATTCCCAGGCCACTGAAATAACTATTTCCACCTCTTTaacaaattaacaagcatttccataacacagcagTATAAAAAAGATGgtaaatgaaactgcaaatctactttGAACAACTTCCTATTCCTTTCAAATTTAGAACAGAATTatcatgaaaatttcttttttttcctccttccctcagaGTTGGCTACCATTAAATACAAATAGGTATGTGTCTGTAAGTATGCCTGTGTGTGGGTACAGTTTCAGACACAGTGTTTTACAGTTTTCCCAACACTATTTTTTACcaaatgaattcttatcccaaaatattACGTGTTTACACTTCTCAAATGCAAGGTTATTAAGTTTACTTGCTGCTGTATGTATACACCattccattgatctatctttctgtttcttacccagtaccagaGAGTTTTGATACTGTCTTACAATAGAGCATAAGATCTGGTACTCCTAAACCTCCTtccttgacattctttttttcatgatttcctttagTAGTCTTGActtctttgttttcccaaataaattttattacctTTTctaattcagttaaaaaaaaattggcaatttAAGTGCAATggaatttaatatataaatatttggataaaattgtcatttttattatattagccctGCCCACCCATCAACAATTcatatttccccaattatttaaatctgattttatttgtatataaaggtttttttttttttaaataatttggattacatagttcctgtttttgttttggccgttggactcccaggtattttatactatctagAGTTTGAAgcaatttgttttcttcctttaaggaGATTCTTGGAGAGTCAAGTAGTTCCTGTCCTATTCTGCCACCTGGCCAAAATACCCTCCCATTCTTTAGACAACTTAGACAACGTTAGACAACTTCACAGAGGAGGAATATGGCATCAAGATCAGACACCCAATTGGTGGTAAATTGTTTAACTTGAAAAGGtgacaagccaagaccaaagtggatagagagttggtgCATGCAGAAGAATGTGCACTCAAGGAAGCTTCTGAGGCTGAGGTCCACCAGAGTATGGAtccattctctgccacttgtgaaaattttggcctgacaattaacatcaagaaaagggaggaaatggTCCTTACCCAGGGACAGCAGGTTGTGGATATTCTCCAGCATGACCTCCTTGTACAGCTCTTTTTGAGAAtggtccaagaggccccactcctcctCAGTGAAGTTCACAaccacatccttgaatgtcaccaaCTCCTAAATCATCAAAAGTCACACGATTTACAGCTGAAAGAGACTCAGAGAAGGGATTTGCCtaaaagtcacataacctttatGAGTGTTACAGCCAACACTTGAAATCAGTTATTCAGAACCCA
This Trichosurus vulpecula isolate mTriVul1 chromosome 2, mTriVul1.pri, whole genome shotgun sequence DNA region includes the following protein-coding sequences:
- the LOC118838157 gene encoding zinc finger protein 2 homolog — protein: MAPGSQRPSSQELVTFKDVVVNFTEEEWGLLDHSQKELYKEVMLENIHNLLSLDLETRFEVNEVTRNLGIFLEKRDLQRFMNDHAWDFKWREIRDSDINLDKNPKSEYEFDEIGKRFSQSCILNHCKKMTSGNDCLQDSEYSKCFAEEREPFEPQEKAPVMPVYSGNQWEMAWKWSSGLIRHQKSDTGEMFCVSNAGGKALSQNSNLITYQQIPIRKEPDKYNQWEATPSRHSSLLCQPRLYSGMKSYVDLQCQKAFGCDSDLDRSHKTHTGGKFYECHECGKAFCRRSLIIRHRRIHTREKLFECNQCGKAFTQSSSLAVHQRIHSGEKPYECDYCGKTFTDRGNLTVHQRIHTGEKPYECHQCGKTFTQSSSLAAHQRIHTGEKPYECNLCGKALRDRGSLAAHLRIHTGEKPYECHLCGKALRDSGSLAAHLRIHTGEKPFECNYCGKTFTRRGSLFAHQRIHTGEKPYECNHCGKAFTEKSTLAAHQTVHSGEKPYECNQCGKAFTRKESLAAHQRIHSGEKPFECSQCGKAFRTSSQLAGHQRIHTGEKPYECNQCGKAFRDKASLAVHQKIHSGEKPFECNQCGKTFITSSHFVAHLRIHSGERPFECNLCGKTFRMSSHLVAHQRIHSGEKPYECNHCGKAFINRSKLGAHQRIHTGEKPYECNHCGKSFTDKGNLAAHQRIHTGEKPYECNLCGKALRDRGSLAAHLRIHTGEKPFECNHCGKAFTRRGSLFAHQKIHTGEKPYKCNHCGKAFTEKGNLAAHQRIHTGEKPYECNQCGKTFKDRGSLTAHQRIHTGEKPFECSNCGKAFTHRGSLTAHQRIHTGE